The following proteins come from a genomic window of Alnus glutinosa chromosome 10, dhAlnGlut1.1, whole genome shotgun sequence:
- the LOC133879033 gene encoding protein FAR-RED IMPAIRED RESPONSE 1-like yields MDSASSHLDNEGEVEPMYTHIPNDDALTHQDGPENDVGETIAEPLTSSSDEELNNEEDNVVLLKMIDGDEKVEEPKLSMTFTSVEEVRTYYRKFAKQAGFGVLTRTTKKVHGEQRYLILTCSRGRLQQTSTSKSSKPIPTTNRTGCRERICASKCDDGTWFLRKVVLEHNHQLSPGKARFFRCNKIINDATKRRLELNDRTGIRLTKNFNSLVVENGGFESLSFGERDCRNFINKARELRLGKGGAQALCDYFSRMQKKNNGFYYVMEMDDDCRLQNVFWADARSRTAYEFFGDVVTFDTTYLTNRYDMPFAPFVGVNHHGQSILLGAGLISSDDTDTFVWLFKSWLECMNGRAPKAIMTDQDRAMKNAIAIVFPETRHRYYLWHIMRKLPEKFGAHANFDGIKSALYTCLYDSQTCEEYETNWKNLLESYDLHDNAWLRGLYSEKTFWVPTTLKEVVDQFDSGLRRMVENEKKADFDSFNRTIPCLSLSSFEKQFQDVYTNAKFKEVHEQFERVMYCNNKVLRSEGAISTYEVIEYVVVFGNQIEKTFVVYFNEDELEVKCTCALFELRGILCRHSISVLMTKNVKTLPSRYILDR; encoded by the exons ATGTGGGTGAAACAATTGCTGAACCATTGACATCTAGTTCGGATGAAGAGTTAAACAATGAGGAAGACAATGTTGTATTATTGAAGATGATCGatggggatgaaaaagttgaagaacctaaACTGTCAATGACATTTACTTCAGTAGAGGAAGTGAGAACATATTATAGGAAGTTTGCTAAGCAAGCTGGTTTTGGTGTGCTAACAAGAACCACGAAAAAAGTGCATGGTGAACAAAGATACCTAATCCTTACATGTAGTCGTGGACGCCTACAACAAACTAGCACAAGTAAGAGTTCGAAGCCAATTCCAACAACTAATAGAACGGGGTGTCGTGAAAGGATTTGTGCGTCGAAATGTGATGATGGAACGTGGTTTTTGAGGAAAGTTGTGCTTGAGCATAATCATCAATTAAGCCCGggcaaagcaagattttttagatgcaataagatTATAAATGATGCTACCAAAAGAAGACTCGAGCTAAATGATAGAACAGGAATACGTCTGACTAAGAATTTTAATTCATTGGTTGTCGAGAATGGGGGGTTTGAGAGTCTTtcctttggagagagagattgtagAAATTTTATTAACAAGGCAAGAGAGCTTCGGCTTGGTAAAGGAGGTGCTCAAGCACTTTGTGATTATTTCAGTCGAATGCAAAAGAAGAACAATGGCTTCTATTATGTGATGGAGATGGATGATGATTGTAGGTTGCAAAAtgttttttgggctgatgcacgaaGTCGGACAGCATATGAATTCTTCGGTGATGTTGTTACATTTGACACGACATATTTGACCAATAGATATGacatgccatttgctccttttgtaggagtgaatcatcatggtcagTCTATACTTTTAGGAGCAGGACTAATATCAAGCGATGATACAGACacatttgtgtggttgtttaaATCTTGGTTGGAGTGCATGAACGGCCGAGCCCCAAAAGCAATTATGACTGATCAGGATAGggctatgaaaaatgctataGCAATAGTTTTCCCTGAAACTCGACATAGATATTATCTATGGCACATTATGAGAAAACTTCCTGAAAAGTTTGGAGCACATGCTAATTTCGATGGCATTAAGAGTGCCCTATATACTTGTTTGTATGATTCCCAAACTTGTGAAGAATACGAGACAAATTGGAAAAATCTACTAGAGAGTTATGATCTTCATGATAATGCATGGCTACGTGGGTTATATAGTGAGAAGACATTTTGGGTGCCG ACCACTTTGAAAGAAGTTGTTGATCAATTTGATAGTGGTTTAAGGAGAATGGTCGAGAATGAGAAAAAGgctgattttgattcttttaatCGCACGATCCCATGTTTAAGCCTTTCATCTTTTGAGAAGCAATTTCAAGATGTTTACACAAATGCAAAATTCAAAGAAGTTCATGAGCAGTTTGAGAGAGTTATGTACTGTAATAATAAGGTGCTTAGAAGTGAAGGTGCGATATCTACCTATGAAGTTATTGAATATGTTGTTGTTTTTGGAAACCAGATAGAAAAAACATTTGTTGTTTACTTTAATGAAGATGAATTGGAAGTGAAGTGCACATGTGCATTGTTTGAATTAAGAGGCATCTTGTGTAGGCATTCTATTTCTGTGTTAATGACAAAGAATGTGAAAACATTACCATCAAGATATATTCTTGATAGGTAG